The region CCAGTACTCATCCACTTCACATAAATAAATTCGGATAGATTAACATTGGTTAATGCTTCAACTTTGTGGCTATCCCAATATTCGAATGGGCCAAAAAAGTTCCAGTTGGGACCGCGCAGAACAGTACCTATCACTATGAGCAAATCCCATAAAACAAGCCAGCCAAACATAAAGATTGAAATAGAAAGTTTCCTGTTCTTAAAACTGTAATAGCCCGATCCTCCCGGATTATTATCCAAATAAGGAATTGCCATTAATCCCACGATAATCAAACTGGGAAGCACCACACCGGCCATCCATGGATCGAAGTAAACTAACATTTCCTGAAGACCTAAAAAGTACCATGGTGCTTTTGCAGGATTCGGTGATTCTGACGGATTTGCAGGTTCTTCTAATGGCGCTGGCAACCCTATGGACCAAACCAGCATAAAAGCAGATAATAAAATTATGGATATCAATTCAACGTAAACCAGATCCGGCCAAACCAAT is a window of Candidatus Neomarinimicrobiota bacterium DNA encoding:
- a CDS encoding cytochrome C, encoding MLKPDNVPIAGLIFLVYFFTWLSMSQAYRNDELVEAGKPVDEQYDAPNDKVLVWPDLVYVELISIILLSAFMLVWSIGLPAPLEEPANPSESPNPAKAPWYFLGLQEMLVYFDPWMAGVVLPSLIIVGLMAIPYLDNNPGGSGYYSFKNRKLSISIFMFGWLVLWDLLIVIGTVLRGPNWNFFGPFEYWDSHKVEALTNVNLSEFIYVKWMSTGLPGNILFREIWGIILVLGYFLILPPLLAKTKLKDIFERLGTARYSLFIVLILAALTLPIKMYLRWMFNLKYIISIPEYFFNF